AACAAACAGCTGCTGCTAAAGCAGTACGACAGGCAGGGAGATGCGGGGACGTTCAGCGACAGCGTAATGCTTAAGGGGCTGAAACCCGGGTCGCCTGTCAGGGTACAGCTGGTCTGCAATATAATGGGTTCTGTCGAATCAGAGATAACCATCCCTTAACGGACACATTTAATTAAGGACGCAAGAAAAAAGAGGGAAGCCTCCCCGGGAAAGGGAGGCCCCTTCTTTTGCCTTTCATGATCTGAGTCGGTAAGATCAGCTGTCTGTGATCCTGCCGTCAGGCCAGAAGAACTTTGTGGCAGGCTTTTCTCCCGGGGCGGCAGGGAATATCCTCTTTCCCTCCCACTCAACGGAGGCGCTGCCCGGCTTACCGATCCTTACCCTTACAGGCAGATCTTTTCCTGTCTCGAATTCCCTGTACTCGCCGGGCTTCAGGGTGCCCTCGTAGAGGACCTTGTTTCCCTGGCTGATCTTAGTCCAGACGTATGCTTTTTCTGCTGTGACCTTAACGGATCTCGGACGTTCACTCTGCAGTCCAGCCGGCTTCTGTGCCGCATTCCCTGCACCTGCAGCCGCACCGCCTGCGGGCTGCGGCTGCTTGCCGTCCATCCAGGAAAGGTCTACCTGCTGATCGCCGCTTGTGTTGTCAGCCGAAACGGGCTGAACGGCCACATCTGCCGAGACGGGCGAGGAGGCGGGCTCAGGAGCCTGTTCCCTGACTGTGCCAGTAGTGCCTCCGTCTATAGGACTGGTGGCGGAACCGGTGATGTCTCCCCTGTACTGCCAGGTTATCCATCCGGCCGCACCAAGAGAGAGAGTGATCAGAAGATAGAGCCATAAAAATGATCTCGGCCTGAATATTTTCGGGGAATCGATGTAATTCGTCGCTTCTTCTGCAGAAACAGCGGGTGACGCAGCCTTCTGTTTTTTTGTTATCGTATCGTAGCTCTTCCATATATCCTGAGCGCTGATGTGATCACAATACTGTCTGATGAAACTCCTCACATAGGGGCCCTTGGGCAGACGATCCAGATCGCCTTCTTCAATGGCGGCAAGGTAGTGTTTCTGTATCTTTGTTGTGTTGGAGATGTCCGAGATCGAAAGTTCCTGGGCTTCCCTGATGCTTTTTAGACGGGCTCCCAACTCCTTTATCTGCGTTCTTATTTTCTGTTCTTCGCTGATGACAGTCTCTTTTTTATCCAACCTGCCGCCCCCTTTCAGCGTTCACGCGCATCTCCCTGATCACCGCAGCCGGGTCAGGACTGCCGAAGATGGCGCTGCCCGCGACCAGGACATCACAGCCGTGCCTGACGGCCAGTTCCGTGTTGTCAGGTCCTATCCCGCCATCCATCTGGATAAGGTATTCTCCACCGTTGGCCCTGCGCCATTCCGCCAGCGCAGAGACTTTATTCAGAGTCTCCGGTATGAATGACTGTCCGCCGTATCCCGGATCGACCGACATGATCAGTACAAGGTCCGTCATGTGGAGTATGGGCCAGAGGAGCTCTGCGGGAGTACCGGGATTTATTGAGACACCGCATGGGACACCTTCGTTCCTTATGCTCTGCAGGACCCTGTGTATGTGAGGGGTAGCCTCGGCATGGACAGTCAGGACCGAAGGTTTTTCTGCAAGAAACATGGTGGTAAATGCCTCGGGTGGTTCGACCATGATGTGAACATCTATGAACTTGTAAGGATACCTCTTTCTCAGTGCTTTCAAAAGCGAGGGCCCGTATGAAAGGTTCGGGACAAAATGTCCGTCCATTATGTCAAGGTGGAGCCACTCGGCCTCTTTTCCTATCTTATCAATGTCCCTCTCCATGTTCAGGACATCTGCGGAGAGAAGGGAGGGCGAGATTATCACGCTCCTGCCTTCCATTTTTTTTATCAGTTGAAAC
The genomic region above belongs to Synergistaceae bacterium DZ-S4 and contains:
- the rpe gene encoding ribulose-phosphate 3-epimerase, producing the protein MAGSFQLIKKMEGRSVIISPSLLSADVLNMERDIDKIGKEAEWLHLDIMDGHFVPNLSYGPSLLKALRKRYPYKFIDVHIMVEPPEAFTTMFLAEKPSVLTVHAEATPHIHRVLQSIRNEGVPCGVSINPGTPAELLWPILHMTDLVLIMSVDPGYGGQSFIPETLNKVSALAEWRRANGGEYLIQMDGGIGPDNTELAVRHGCDVLVAGSAIFGSPDPAAVIREMRVNAERGRQVG
- a CDS encoding DUF4115 domain-containing protein, producing MDKKETVISEEQKIRTQIKELGARLKSIREAQELSISDISNTTKIQKHYLAAIEEGDLDRLPKGPYVRSFIRQYCDHISAQDIWKSYDTITKKQKAASPAVSAEEATNYIDSPKIFRPRSFLWLYLLITLSLGAAGWITWQYRGDITGSATSPIDGGTTGTVREQAPEPASSPVSADVAVQPVSADNTSGDQQVDLSWMDGKQPQPAGGAAAGAGNAAQKPAGLQSERPRSVKVTAEKAYVWTKISQGNKVLYEGTLKPGEYREFETGKDLPVRVRIGKPGSASVEWEGKRIFPAAPGEKPATKFFWPDGRITDS